The following are encoded in a window of Geoalkalibacter ferrihydriticus DSM 17813 genomic DNA:
- a CDS encoding HD family phosphohydrolase: MTRNGRKQDSSRSGKGFWGRLRPPTVLNEVQQNCILLLFLCLALTVVIVPKGGIVADVFSPGDIATRDIKAPRDMLVEDRALTEKRRAEAEEAARPVFDFDARVGLEIGGHFAKGLRILAPLGGEEENLDPAVKKSVEQAFDISLSDEQFAALTQVELDEPLVDALRAMLVGTLERMVVANLRLFETEADRGVVIRDLAKQQETAVPKIENVLGMGEAQELLRARLKNIPELNAAQQNLLFDVAQRMLRPSLTFNKSETEARRKDAAEAVKPVFFQIKKGEMIVREGERISEEQIKKLRALRDLGGDFNLLGMAAGLFMFCVLLVFTGHRFALRNIRKYRPDVRDLLFMALVFIGLFVLMKLGIFVSTALESAFPYIGSTSYYYAFPFAVGAMLIRLVLNSEVALVFAAISAILIGVLFGNSLAIAAFAFVSSVAGAHWVRQCKTRATLYRAGLWVSLANVGLVFALHFLAGRAFELQLLHKLAFAFAGGILCAVIVTGTIPLVESLFKYTTDIKLLELANMNAPVLRELMVQAPGTYHHSIIVGNLVEAAAEEINANPLLARVAAYYHDIGKIKKPLYFIENTGNAANRHDKLAPSMSALILMAHVKDGVEVARESKLGQPLVDIIRQHHGTALIKFFYDKAKSKEDPGVQQVDERDYRYPGPRPQTREAALIMLADAVEAASRTLTEPTPARIQGMVQKIINNIFIDGQLDECELTLKDMHNIAKSFNRILAGIFHHRVDYPEPAYKERDRDGGKKKSSEDSNREPTKEAKDREASPAKGSTEDLKRLGMS; encoded by the coding sequence ATGACCAGAAACGGACGCAAACAGGATTCAAGCCGTTCGGGCAAGGGTTTTTGGGGCCGATTACGCCCGCCGACAGTGTTGAACGAGGTTCAGCAGAACTGCATTCTACTGCTTTTTCTGTGTTTGGCTCTGACGGTGGTCATCGTTCCCAAGGGTGGCATTGTCGCTGATGTTTTCAGCCCCGGCGATATTGCCACGCGCGACATCAAAGCGCCGCGCGACATGCTGGTCGAAGATCGCGCCCTGACGGAAAAACGCCGCGCGGAAGCTGAAGAGGCCGCGCGCCCCGTTTTCGATTTTGACGCGCGCGTGGGTCTGGAAATCGGCGGCCATTTCGCGAAAGGATTGAGGATTCTTGCGCCCTTGGGAGGGGAAGAGGAGAACCTTGATCCGGCGGTGAAAAAGTCCGTTGAGCAGGCCTTCGATATCAGCTTAAGCGACGAGCAGTTTGCTGCTTTGACGCAGGTTGAGCTGGACGAACCCCTGGTGGACGCTCTGCGCGCCATGCTGGTGGGTACCCTTGAGCGCATGGTGGTTGCCAATCTCAGGCTCTTCGAGACCGAGGCGGACAGGGGCGTTGTCATTCGCGACCTCGCGAAACAGCAGGAGACGGCCGTTCCCAAAATTGAGAATGTTCTCGGCATGGGCGAGGCGCAAGAACTCCTGCGCGCCAGGCTGAAGAATATCCCAGAACTGAACGCGGCTCAGCAGAACCTGCTGTTTGATGTCGCCCAGCGCATGTTGCGGCCCAGTCTCACCTTCAATAAAAGTGAAACCGAGGCGCGCCGTAAAGATGCCGCCGAAGCGGTGAAGCCGGTCTTTTTCCAGATCAAGAAGGGAGAAATGATCGTCCGCGAAGGCGAACGGATTTCCGAGGAGCAGATCAAGAAATTGCGGGCTCTGCGCGACCTGGGCGGTGATTTCAACCTGCTGGGCATGGCGGCTGGGTTGTTCATGTTCTGTGTTCTGCTGGTTTTTACCGGCCATCGTTTCGCGTTGCGCAACATTCGCAAGTATCGACCCGATGTCCGCGACCTTTTGTTCATGGCTCTGGTTTTCATCGGACTGTTCGTGCTGATGAAACTGGGGATCTTCGTTTCGACGGCCCTGGAAAGCGCTTTTCCCTACATCGGATCGACCAGTTATTATTACGCCTTTCCCTTTGCGGTCGGGGCGATGTTGATTCGCCTGGTTCTCAATTCGGAGGTGGCGCTGGTTTTTGCGGCGATCAGCGCGATTTTGATCGGGGTTCTGTTCGGCAACAGTCTTGCCATTGCCGCCTTTGCCTTCGTCAGCAGTGTCGCCGGCGCTCATTGGGTGCGTCAATGTAAAACCCGCGCAACTCTCTATCGGGCCGGCCTGTGGGTTTCACTCGCCAATGTGGGCCTGGTGTTCGCTCTGCATTTTCTCGCCGGTCGCGCCTTTGAATTGCAATTGCTGCACAAACTCGCCTTTGCTTTTGCTGGAGGAATTCTCTGCGCGGTCATCGTCACGGGAACCATTCCCCTCGTCGAGTCTCTGTTCAAATACACAACCGACATCAAGCTTCTGGAACTGGCCAACATGAATGCGCCGGTATTGCGCGAGTTGATGGTGCAGGCGCCGGGAACCTATCATCATTCCATCATCGTCGGCAATCTGGTCGAAGCCGCCGCCGAGGAAATTAACGCCAACCCGCTGCTGGCGCGGGTGGCTGCCTATTACCACGATATCGGTAAAATCAAAAAGCCGCTCTATTTCATCGAAAATACCGGCAACGCCGCCAACCGCCACGATAAGCTCGCACCCTCCATGAGCGCGCTGATTCTCATGGCGCACGTCAAGGATGGCGTGGAGGTGGCGCGTGAAAGCAAGCTCGGCCAACCGCTGGTCGATATCATCCGGCAACATCACGGCACCGCCCTTATTAAATTTTTCTACGACAAGGCCAAAAGCAAGGAAGATCCAGGCGTACAACAGGTCGACGAGCGCGATTACCGCTATCCCGGCCCGCGTCCTCAGACCCGCGAAGCCGCGCTTATCATGCTCGCCGATGCCGTCGAGGCCGCCAGCCGCACCCTCACCGAGCCGACTCCGGCGCGCATCCAGGGGATGGTGCAGAAAATCATCAACAACATTTTCATCGACGGACAACTTGACGAATGCGAGTTGACGTTGAAAGACATGCACAATATTGCCAAGAGTTTCAATCGCATTCTGGCCGGCATTTTTCATCACCGGGTCGATTATCCGGAGCCGGCATACAAAGAACGTGACCGCGATGGAGGAAAGAAAAAAAGCAGTGAGGATTCAAATCGAGAACCGACAAAAGAAGCAAAAGATCGCGAAGCGTCCCCTGCGAAAGGTAGCACAGAGGATCTTAAACGCCTTGGAATGTCCTGA
- the ybeY gene encoding rRNA maturation RNase YbeY, giving the protein MRIQIENRQKKQKIAKRPLRKVAQRILNALECPDGELSVLIVDDEQIREFNRDYLGKDRPTNVISFAMQEGEGAGVAPQLLGDVLISAETAARDAAEADQPFESELYFLLLHGMLHLRGYDHERGTADQAREMECREQEIFSVVRREFLT; this is encoded by the coding sequence GTGAGGATTCAAATCGAGAACCGACAAAAGAAGCAAAAGATCGCGAAGCGTCCCCTGCGAAAGGTAGCACAGAGGATCTTAAACGCCTTGGAATGTCCTGACGGCGAATTGTCGGTGCTCATCGTCGACGATGAGCAGATCCGCGAATTCAATCGGGACTACCTCGGTAAGGATCGCCCCACCAACGTCATTTCTTTCGCCATGCAGGAAGGCGAGGGCGCCGGAGTTGCGCCGCAGTTGTTGGGCGATGTCTTGATTTCGGCTGAAACGGCGGCACGCGATGCCGCTGAGGCGGATCAACCTTTTGAGAGCGAACTTTATTTTCTTCTGCTTCACGGCATGCTGCACCTGCGTGGCTATGACCATGAGCGCGGCACGGCTGACCAGGCGCGTGAGATGGAATGCCGCGAACAGGAGATCTTTTCCGTGGTGCGCCGTGAATTCCTCACCTGA
- a CDS encoding diacylglycerol kinase has product MNSSPEQPKQLKPGNWYQSVNCAIEGIIWAARTQRHMRIHLMAAVGVLLAAVILRVSALEFILLTLAVILVLFAELFNTAIEVVVDLVSPEYHPLAKIIKDLAAGAVLMACIGAVVLGYLALSSHFFGTLGRGLGLLEPPKGEVAVVSILIVVILVVLFKALSGRGRPLYGGMPSGHSAVAFSIATAVALSGVAPAVILLTLMLAVMVSHSRLLMEIHSLVEVLAGALLGISVTLSIYFLL; this is encoded by the coding sequence GTGAATTCCTCACCTGAACAACCCAAGCAGCTCAAGCCCGGCAACTGGTATCAGAGTGTCAATTGCGCCATTGAGGGCATCATCTGGGCTGCGCGTACCCAACGGCACATGCGTATCCATCTCATGGCGGCGGTGGGGGTGCTGCTGGCGGCGGTGATCCTGCGTGTCAGCGCCCTGGAGTTCATCCTCTTGACCCTGGCAGTGATTCTGGTGCTGTTCGCCGAGTTGTTCAACACCGCCATAGAGGTGGTCGTCGACCTGGTCTCACCCGAATACCATCCCCTTGCAAAGATTATCAAGGATCTGGCGGCCGGTGCCGTACTCATGGCGTGTATCGGCGCGGTGGTTCTCGGCTATCTGGCCTTGTCCAGCCATTTTTTCGGCACCCTCGGTCGCGGATTGGGATTGCTGGAGCCTCCCAAGGGAGAGGTGGCGGTGGTGTCGATTCTGATTGTCGTAATTCTGGTTGTGCTGTTCAAGGCTCTAAGCGGGCGCGGGCGTCCGCTGTACGGCGGCATGCCCAGTGGGCACAGTGCCGTGGCATTTTCCATCGCCACGGCCGTGGCGCTCAGTGGTGTCGCGCCGGCCGTCATATTGCTCACACTGATGCTGGCCGTCATGGTCAGCCACAGCCGCCTGCTGATGGAAATCCATTCATTGGTCGAGGTTCTGGCCGGTGCTTTGCTGGGAATCTCGGTGACCCTGAGTATCTATTTTTTGCTTTGA
- a CDS encoding hemolysin family protein, with amino-acid sequence MEDDGSGGRPNGRANVKDSWREALQKLFFGKRRALTEEELQEIIDESEEEGIINEGEGEMLHSIFEFGDTIVREIMVPRTDMICCSTTASFREVLDAILSSGHSRIPIYEGSADRIVGVVYAKDLLRYWGRPEKDITIARVMRTPFFVPETKNVQELLQDFRSRRVHLAIAVDEYGGTSGLITIEDLIEEIVGDIQDEYDLEEEWLQPQEDGSVLVDCRLNIEDFEEHFSTVVEREKFDTVAGYVFNLLGRVPKEGEEIRDHDLLLTVTECDHQKIRQIKVRRAPLAGESFLSPEIS; translated from the coding sequence TTGGAAGACGATGGTTCTGGCGGACGGCCTAACGGCCGAGCGAATGTTAAAGATTCCTGGCGAGAAGCACTGCAGAAACTGTTTTTCGGCAAGCGCCGCGCTCTGACCGAGGAAGAGTTGCAGGAGATCATCGACGAATCGGAGGAAGAGGGGATCATCAATGAGGGAGAGGGCGAGATGCTCCACTCCATCTTCGAGTTCGGCGACACCATCGTGCGCGAGATCATGGTGCCCCGCACCGACATGATCTGTTGCTCGACAACCGCAAGTTTTCGCGAGGTGCTCGACGCGATCCTCTCCAGCGGTCATTCGCGCATTCCCATTTACGAAGGCTCTGCCGACCGCATCGTCGGTGTCGTCTATGCCAAGGATCTGCTGCGCTATTGGGGACGTCCGGAAAAGGACATCACCATCGCGCGGGTCATGCGCACGCCGTTTTTCGTACCCGAAACCAAAAACGTGCAGGAGCTGTTGCAGGACTTTCGTTCGCGGCGCGTGCATCTGGCGATCGCTGTCGACGAATACGGCGGTACCTCGGGGCTGATTACCATCGAAGATCTGATCGAGGAGATCGTCGGCGACATCCAGGACGAATATGATCTTGAAGAGGAATGGCTGCAGCCTCAGGAGGATGGGTCGGTGCTGGTGGATTGCCGCCTCAACATCGAGGATTTTGAAGAACATTTTTCTACCGTCGTCGAGCGGGAGAAGTTCGACACCGTGGCAGGGTACGTCTTCAACCTGCTTGGACGGGTGCCCAAGGAGGGTGAGGAAATTCGCGATCATGATCTGCTGCTGACTGTCACGGAATGCGACCATCAGAAAATTCGCCAGATCAAGGTGCGGCGTGCGCCCCTCGCCGGTGAGAGTTTCCTTTCTCCCGAGATTTCATGA
- the lnt gene encoding apolipoprotein N-acyltransferase: MISLRVDRTTAFAVLSGLLLALAFPRPDLAELAWVALVPLLLVMEKRPFRSGFTAGVAFFATVLYWLNIVMTTYGGLHPVLSMVAYLLLVLYLALFFGAATWAASRLHEKLGYPLVLTMPVLWVALEFLRSFLFTGFPWASLGYALQSRLVLIQSADLFGVYGLSFLLILSNVVLAEGIRWLRRSRGVPGVAALVFALLFGGNIVYGLWRLDPAQDERERRMQVSLIQGNIDQGVKWDPAYQEETVRIYRDLSLHAHQGENPDLIIWPEAATPFYFQDPNPLSQQVRQVAQETNTYLLFGSPAYEVVNRQYQYLNSAFLLSPAGEVLGRSDKVHLVPFGEYVPLKRFLPFVDKLVVGIGDFSPGTVSPLPLDGANLGILVCYEAIFPGLARDFVRQGSDLLINITNDAWFGRSSAPYQHLAMSRFRAVENRIWLARAANTGISAYVTPTGRVLEATPLFESAAVTAQVGLGAAESLYRRIGDTVPTIFLGISVFWLARTGRRMGAGEA, from the coding sequence ATGATCTCACTTCGCGTCGATAGAACCACTGCTTTCGCAGTGCTTTCAGGGCTTCTTCTGGCCCTGGCATTTCCGCGCCCCGACCTGGCCGAGTTGGCCTGGGTAGCCTTGGTGCCATTGCTGCTGGTCATGGAAAAGCGCCCTTTCCGCAGCGGCTTCACCGCCGGGGTGGCTTTTTTTGCCACCGTTCTTTACTGGCTCAATATTGTCATGACCACCTATGGCGGCTTGCATCCTGTGTTGTCGATGGTCGCCTACCTGCTGCTGGTGCTCTACCTGGCCCTGTTTTTCGGAGCCGCGACCTGGGCAGCCAGTCGTCTGCACGAAAAACTCGGTTATCCGCTGGTGCTGACTATGCCGGTGCTCTGGGTGGCTTTGGAATTTCTGCGCTCCTTTCTCTTTACCGGCTTTCCCTGGGCATCGCTGGGCTATGCCCTGCAAAGCCGCCTGGTACTCATCCAATCCGCTGATCTGTTCGGTGTCTATGGCCTGAGTTTTCTGCTGATTTTGAGCAATGTGGTGCTTGCCGAAGGAATACGCTGGTTGCGCCGTTCCCGAGGGGTTCCCGGTGTGGCGGCACTGGTTTTCGCGCTGCTCTTTGGCGGCAACATCGTCTATGGACTCTGGCGGCTTGACCCGGCCCAGGACGAGCGGGAGCGTCGGATGCAGGTGAGCTTGATCCAGGGCAATATCGATCAGGGGGTCAAGTGGGATCCCGCGTATCAGGAAGAAACGGTGCGAATTTACCGCGACCTTTCCCTGCATGCGCACCAGGGAGAAAATCCCGATCTTATCATCTGGCCCGAAGCAGCGACCCCTTTTTACTTTCAGGATCCCAACCCCCTGTCGCAGCAGGTCCGCCAGGTAGCGCAGGAAACAAACACCTATTTGTTGTTCGGCAGTCCGGCCTATGAAGTGGTCAACCGCCAATATCAGTACTTGAACAGCGCGTTTTTATTGTCGCCCGCCGGTGAAGTTCTCGGGCGCAGCGATAAGGTCCATCTGGTGCCGTTCGGCGAATACGTTCCCCTGAAAAGATTTCTGCCCTTTGTCGATAAGCTGGTGGTGGGAATCGGGGATTTTTCTCCGGGAACCGTCAGTCCACTTCCTCTGGATGGCGCCAATCTTGGCATCCTGGTTTGTTATGAGGCGATATTCCCAGGATTGGCACGCGATTTTGTGCGGCAGGGCAGCGACCTTCTGATCAATATTACCAACGATGCCTGGTTCGGCCGCTCTTCGGCCCCTTATCAGCATCTGGCCATGAGTCGGTTTCGCGCCGTGGAAAATCGTATCTGGTTGGCGCGCGCCGCCAATACCGGGATATCCGCCTATGTCACGCCCACCGGCCGTGTGCTCGAGGCCACACCCCTTTTTGAATCGGCCGCGGTAACCGCTCAGGTCGGCCTCGGTGCCGCAGAAAGCCTCTATCGTCGCATCGGTGATACGGTGCCGACGATTTTCCTTGGAATTTCAGTCTTCTGGCTGGCGCGAACAGGTCGGCGCATGGGGGCGGGTGAGGCTTGA
- a CDS encoding protease complex subunit PrcB family protein codes for MPANLNLVRTLTTLVLTMTLISGCAAASPQPFSVLEQGSAAMTTEDFTFAAALEQRKWEQLYAQIHAHRLPAPQPPMIDWEKNLVVLVASGWKPSAGYRVNINRIERRGTRLQAFVEVDEPPAGSLQLTVMTQPYVLALIERPERLQAIEFVDSSGKALRRLEVSLP; via the coding sequence ATGCCGGCCAACCTCAACCTGGTACGAACTCTCACAACACTGGTGCTCACCATGACTTTGATTTCCGGGTGCGCCGCCGCGAGTCCGCAACCTTTCAGCGTACTCGAACAGGGCAGCGCCGCCATGACCACCGAAGATTTCACCTTTGCCGCCGCCCTGGAGCAACGCAAATGGGAGCAACTCTACGCACAGATTCACGCGCATCGCCTGCCTGCGCCGCAGCCACCGATGATCGACTGGGAAAAAAACCTGGTCGTATTGGTCGCCTCGGGTTGGAAGCCCAGTGCCGGATACCGGGTGAATATCAACCGGATCGAACGCCGGGGCACAAGACTGCAGGCCTTTGTCGAGGTTGACGAACCTCCCGCCGGCAGCCTGCAACTCACGGTCATGACGCAACCCTATGTCCTTGCCCTCATCGAGCGTCCGGAGCGCCTGCAGGCAATAGAGTTCGTTGATTCTTCAGGCAAGGCTCTGCGCCGCCTGGAAGTCTCACTGCCATAA
- the prfB gene encoding peptide chain release factor 2 (programmed frameshift) produces MFREELDALVDLEEKARELWRYLDVVSKKERIAELEAEIARPDFWDEAEKAQDRLRERTGLQKTVDSLEGILQRIEDLKVLVELGEESQDEDALEEVRQALPTLEADLRKMELARMLSGPHDANNAIFSINAGAGGTEAQDWAEMLLRMYLRYCERRGWRTEITDYQPGEEAGIKGATFTVEGEYAYGYLHAEMGIHRLVRISPYDSSARRHTSFSSIFVFPELEDDIEIEIDEKDLKVDTFRSSGAGGQHVNKTDSAIRITHIPSGIVVACQNERSQHKNRATALKQLRARLYEQEVRKKEEEAAAISGEKKEIGWGSQIRSYVLHPYRMVKDHRTGYEVGNTDAVLGGDIEAFIEAFLLASS; encoded by the exons ATGTTTCGAGAAGAACTAGACGCGTTGGTAGACCTCGAAGAAAAAGCCCGTGAACTTTGGAGGTATCTT GACGTTGTAAGCAAAAAGGAGCGCATTGCCGAGTTGGAGGCTGAGATTGCCCGCCCCGATTTCTGGGATGAGGCCGAAAAAGCTCAGGATCGGTTGCGTGAACGTACAGGTTTACAGAAAACAGTTGATTCCCTCGAAGGCATCCTGCAGCGCATCGAAGATCTGAAGGTTCTGGTGGAACTCGGCGAAGAGTCTCAGGACGAAGACGCGCTGGAGGAGGTGCGTCAGGCATTGCCGACTCTGGAAGCAGACCTGCGTAAGATGGAGCTGGCCCGCATGCTGTCAGGGCCGCACGATGCCAATAACGCTATTTTCAGTATCAATGCCGGTGCAGGCGGTACCGAAGCCCAGGATTGGGCCGAGATGTTGCTGCGCATGTATTTGCGCTACTGTGAGCGCAGAGGCTGGCGTACCGAAATTACCGATTATCAACCGGGCGAGGAAGCCGGTATTAAGGGGGCCACCTTCACCGTGGAAGGTGAGTATGCCTACGGCTATCTACACGCCGAAATGGGTATCCATCGTCTGGTGCGTATATCCCCTTATGATTCGAGCGCCCGCCGCCACACGTCCTTCTCATCGATTTTCGTCTTTCCCGAGTTGGAAGACGACATTGAAATTGAAATCGACGAAAAAGATCTCAAGGTCGATACCTTTCGTTCCAGCGGCGCCGGCGGTCAGCATGTCAACAAGACCGACTCGGCAATCCGTATCACCCATATCCCTTCGGGTATTGTCGTCGCCTGTCAGAACGAGAGATCCCAACACAAAAACCGCGCCACTGCTCTCAAGCAGTTGAGAGCGCGACTCTACGAGCAGGAAGTGCGTAAGAAAGAAGAAGAGGCCGCGGCCATTTCCGGAGAGAAAAAGGAGATTGGGTGGGGCAGTCAGATCCGCTCTTATGTGCTGCATCCTTACCGCATGGTCAAGGACCATCGCACTGGATACGAAGTCGGCAATACCGACGCGGTGCTCGGGGGAGATATTGAAGCTTTTATCGAGGCGTTTCTGCTCGCCAGCAGCTAG
- the lysS gene encoding lysine--tRNA ligase: protein MEELNDILLQRRDKLKALQDEGVNPFANDFTVRHSTADIVAAHGEQDAATLGENPIEYAIAGRIMARRDFGKAAFVQLQDRAGRLQIYIARDQVGEKDFEIFRKLDLGDLIGITGTPFRTKTDELSLRASGLRLLTKSLRPLPEKWHGLTDVETRYRQRYLDLMVNPQVRDVFLQRSRIISLIREFMQKRDFLEVETPMMQPIAGGATARPFKTYHNTLKMDLFLRIAPELYLKRLVVGGLERVFEINRNFRNEGISIQHNPEFTMMEFYQAYATYEDLMDFTEELICHVTDEVCGSLKISYGGREVDMSPPWKRLSFKEAIVQYGKVGVEILDDPAKAFDYARSLGLDLERGLPLGKILAEIFDEVVEPHLWEPTFITQYPTDISPLSRRNDQQPEVVDRFELFIVGRELANAFSELNDPIDQKERFLQQLDEKEAGDEEAHAMDEDYIRALEYGLPPTAGEGIGIDRLVMLLTDSSSIRDVILFPQLRPEK, encoded by the coding sequence ATGGAAGAACTTAACGACATTCTGTTGCAGCGCCGGGATAAGCTCAAAGCCTTGCAGGACGAGGGGGTCAACCCCTTTGCCAACGATTTTACCGTGCGTCACAGCACCGCCGATATCGTTGCCGCCCACGGCGAGCAGGATGCCGCAACCCTGGGCGAGAATCCAATTGAATACGCCATTGCCGGGCGCATCATGGCGCGCCGCGACTTCGGCAAGGCGGCATTTGTGCAGTTGCAGGACCGCGCCGGGCGCTTGCAGATTTACATTGCCCGCGACCAGGTGGGGGAAAAAGATTTTGAGATCTTCCGCAAGCTCGATCTCGGTGACCTGATCGGCATCACCGGCACGCCCTTTCGCACCAAGACCGATGAGCTGAGTCTGCGCGCTTCAGGTCTGCGCCTGCTCACCAAGTCCTTGCGTCCGCTGCCGGAGAAATGGCACGGCCTCACCGATGTGGAAACCCGCTATCGGCAGCGCTACCTTGATCTGATGGTCAATCCGCAAGTACGCGACGTTTTTCTGCAACGCAGCCGCATCATCAGTCTGATCCGCGAATTCATGCAGAAGCGCGACTTTCTTGAGGTGGAAACGCCGATGATGCAGCCCATCGCCGGCGGCGCGACGGCACGGCCCTTCAAGACCTACCACAACACCCTCAAGATGGACCTGTTTCTGCGCATTGCTCCCGAACTCTATCTCAAGCGCCTGGTGGTCGGGGGACTGGAGCGGGTCTTTGAAATCAACCGCAATTTCCGCAACGAGGGTATTTCCATCCAACATAATCCCGAGTTCACCATGATGGAATTCTATCAGGCTTACGCGACCTATGAAGACCTGATGGATTTCACCGAGGAACTCATCTGCCATGTGACCGACGAAGTTTGCGGCAGCCTTAAGATCAGCTACGGCGGACGCGAAGTCGATATGTCTCCGCCCTGGAAGCGGCTGAGCTTTAAAGAGGCCATTGTCCAGTACGGCAAGGTCGGCGTCGAGATTCTGGATGATCCGGCCAAAGCTTTTGATTATGCGCGCAGTCTGGGTCTTGATCTCGAGCGCGGTTTGCCCCTGGGTAAAATTCTCGCCGAGATTTTCGATGAGGTTGTTGAACCCCATCTGTGGGAACCGACTTTCATTACCCAATATCCGACCGATATCTCCCCGCTATCGCGCAGAAATGATCAACAGCCTGAGGTGGTCGATCGTTTTGAACTCTTCATTGTCGGACGCGAGTTGGCCAACGCATTTTCCGAGTTAAACGATCCGATTGACCAAAAGGAGCGTTTCCTTCAACAATTGGATGAAAAAGAAGCGGGTGATGAAGAAGCTCACGCCATGGACGAAGATTACATCCGCGCCCTTGAATACGGCCTGCCACCGACCGCGGGAGAAGGAATCGGCATAGATCGTCTGGTGATGCTGCTCACCGATTCTTCTTCAATCCGCGACGTGATTCTTTTCCCCCAACTAAGGCCTGAAAAGTAG
- a CDS encoding lipoprotein-releasing ABC transporter permease subunit: MNYELFVSLRYLRAKRKQTFISVISFISIGGVTLGVAALIVVLAVMTGFHDGVRQQILGNLPNILIQKYGDSISDYDEVVARARQVPRIGDVTPFISREAMLLAQGNVAAVQVRGVERGHKAFEQEMITLGGDDLEDLLFDGRGPRPGILISIDSATTLGVAVGDTINVIPPMFTITPFGMIPKMKPFQVVGIMREKGSLLDTYNAYIQLPVAQNFFDLEGQVTGIEVDVLSFDDTSRVVSDLRDTFEFPFLVRSWEDMFGSFLSALKLEKLGLFIVLGIIVLVAAFNIATTLIMVVMEKHKDIAILRSMGATSRSIMKIFVFEGAIIGTLGTSLGTALGLLIAKNADPIIKYFENLLQVQIFDQSVYGMDHFPSVVNTGDVVAVVVVAMSISLLATIYPAWHASRMDPAEALRYE, from the coding sequence ATGAATTATGAACTTTTCGTCAGCCTGCGCTACCTGCGGGCCAAGCGTAAGCAAACTTTTATTTCCGTTATTTCCTTCATCTCCATCGGTGGGGTGACGCTCGGCGTCGCCGCGCTCATCGTGGTGCTGGCGGTCATGACCGGATTTCACGACGGGGTGCGCCAACAGATCCTCGGCAATCTTCCCAATATTCTGATTCAGAAATACGGCGATTCCATTTCCGATTACGACGAGGTGGTCGCCAGGGCGCGCCAGGTGCCGCGTATCGGCGATGTCACTCCCTTTATTTCGCGAGAAGCCATGCTCTTGGCTCAAGGCAACGTAGCGGCCGTTCAGGTTCGCGGGGTGGAGCGCGGACACAAAGCTTTTGAGCAAGAAATGATCACCCTTGGCGGGGATGATCTTGAAGATCTTCTCTTTGACGGCCGCGGTCCGCGTCCCGGCATTCTGATCAGCATCGATTCGGCGACAACCCTGGGGGTGGCGGTGGGCGACACCATCAATGTCATACCGCCTATGTTTACCATCACCCCTTTCGGCATGATCCCAAAAATGAAACCGTTTCAGGTGGTGGGCATCATGCGCGAGAAGGGCAGCCTGCTCGACACCTATAATGCCTACATTCAGCTTCCCGTCGCGCAGAATTTTTTTGACCTTGAGGGGCAGGTGACCGGCATCGAAGTCGATGTGCTCAGTTTTGACGATACCTCCCGCGTGGTCTCTGATCTGCGGGACACGTTCGAATTCCCCTTTCTGGTGCGTTCCTGGGAGGACATGTTCGGCTCCTTCCTCTCCGCCCTGAAACTGGAAAAACTCGGCTTGTTCATCGTCTTGGGGATCATTGTACTGGTGGCGGCGTTCAATATCGCCACCACCCTGATCATGGTCGTTATGGAAAAGCATAAGGATATTGCAATTCTTCGCTCAATGGGCGCGACTTCGCGCAGCATTATGAAAATTTTCGTGTTCGAGGGAGCGATTATCGGCACTCTTGGAACCAGTCTCGGCACGGCTCTGGGCCTGCTCATCGCAAAAAATGCCGATCCTATCATCAAGTATTTTGAGAATCTTCTGCAGGTGCAGATTTTCGACCAGAGTGTCTACGGCATGGACCATTTTCCGTCCGTCGTCAACACGGGCGACGTGGTTGCCGTCGTGGTCGTAGCCATGAGCATTTCCTTGCTCGCAACCATCTATCCGGCCTGGCATGCCTCGCGCATGGATCCGGCCGAGGCTCTGCGTTATGAATAG